From Streptomyces durmitorensis, a single genomic window includes:
- a CDS encoding SLATT domain-containing protein, with translation MSQPDMQPEGVPHEGQGAGAGAGGSAGAGAGAGAGAQQSASGGADGARLGDLTGRTFPLGDWGEPAERLDELYRWVERGALNTAEWYLSDRAWKRCGARLARAGAAVGAVGAGVFPLLDLAGAVGGVATWGFVSLLAGVACLGCDRFFGLTSGWMRDVATAQAVQRRLQVLQFDWASESVREVLGPTEGTASEAAERCLGVLRRFSEDVTELVRSETADWMVEFRSGPAPLAMQAVVPASRGEAGAVLPIRAALPPGARPNMPRQRPPEPR, from the coding sequence GTGAGCCAGCCGGATATGCAGCCCGAGGGGGTGCCCCATGAGGGGCAGGGTGCCGGGGCGGGGGCCGGTGGGAGTGCCGGTGCGGGTGCCGGTGCGGGTGCCGGTGCGCAGCAGAGCGCTTCCGGTGGCGCGGACGGTGCTCGGCTCGGGGATCTGACGGGGCGGACCTTTCCCCTCGGCGACTGGGGTGAGCCCGCGGAACGGCTCGACGAGCTGTACCGGTGGGTGGAGCGGGGCGCGCTCAACACCGCGGAGTGGTACTTGTCCGACCGGGCGTGGAAGCGGTGCGGGGCGCGGCTCGCTCGGGCCGGGGCCGCGGTGGGGGCCGTGGGGGCGGGGGTGTTTCCGCTGCTCGATCTCGCGGGGGCGGTGGGGGGCGTCGCCACCTGGGGGTTCGTCTCGTTGCTCGCGGGGGTCGCGTGTCTCGGGTGCGACCGGTTCTTCGGGCTGACCTCCGGGTGGATGCGGGACGTGGCCACCGCGCAGGCCGTGCAGCGGCGGCTTCAGGTGCTCCAGTTCGACTGGGCGTCGGAGAGTGTGCGGGAGGTGCTGGGGCCCACCGAGGGGACTGCGAGTGAGGCTGCCGAGCGGTGTCTTGGGGTGCTTCGGCGGTTCTCGGAGGATGTGACCGAGCTGGTGCGGTCCGAGACCGCGGACTGGATGGTGGAGTTTCGGTCCGGTCCCGCGCCGTTGGCCATGCAGGCCGTGGTTCCGGCCTCCCGGGGGGAGGCAGGGGCCGTCCTCCCCATCCGGGCCGCTCTGCCGCCGGGGGCTCGGCCCAACATGCCTCGGCAGCGGCCGCCTGAGCCTCGTTGA
- the recR gene encoding recombination mediator RecR, with the protein MYEGVVQDLIDELGRLPGVGPKSAQRIAFHILQAEPTDVRRLAHALLEVKDKVRFCATCGNVAQEELCNICRDPRRDLSVICVVEEPKDVVAIERTREFRGKYHVLGGAISPIEGVGPDDLRIRELLARLADGTVTELILATDPNLEGEATATYLARMIKPMGLKVTRLASGLPVGGDLEYADEVTLGRAFEGRRLLDV; encoded by the coding sequence GTGTACGAAGGCGTGGTTCAGGACCTCATCGACGAGTTGGGCAGGCTGCCCGGCGTCGGTCCCAAGAGCGCGCAGCGGATCGCCTTCCACATCCTGCAGGCGGAGCCGACGGACGTACGCCGCCTCGCGCACGCCCTCCTTGAGGTGAAGGACAAGGTCCGCTTCTGCGCGACCTGTGGCAACGTCGCGCAGGAAGAGCTCTGCAACATCTGCCGCGACCCGCGCCGCGACCTCAGCGTCATCTGCGTGGTCGAGGAGCCGAAGGACGTCGTGGCGATCGAGCGTACGCGCGAATTCCGGGGGAAGTACCACGTACTGGGTGGAGCGATCAGCCCCATCGAGGGGGTCGGCCCGGACGACCTGCGTATACGAGAGCTGCTCGCGCGGCTCGCGGACGGCACGGTCACCGAGCTGATCCTCGCCACGGACCCGAACCTGGAGGGCGAGGCCACGGCGACGTACCTCGCGCGCATGATCAAGCCCATGGGCCTGAAGGTCACCCGCCTGGCCAGCGGGCTCCCTGTCGGGGGAGATCTGGAATACGCGGACGAGGTCACCCTGGGCCGCGCCTTCGAGGGGAGACGACTCCTAGATGTCTAA
- a CDS encoding DUF4956 domain-containing protein — MDSAENLGQMAAHLGLDLVAVTLLTFGVFYPRHRRRELVPAYLALNVALFAVVSALASAGGNGGLALGFGLFGVLSIVRLRSDAVQHQEVAYYFITLVLGLLCGLPGLDLPVAAGLAAVLLLVMYGADHPRLFAGDRRAVVTLDAVYREETALRAELARRLGEPLGWTVQEVDYVRDLMVLEVRFRQPEPSERAGEFIRTAPRRRTTRSRTPAVPHQKETV, encoded by the coding sequence ATGGACAGCGCAGAGAACCTCGGACAGATGGCCGCCCACCTCGGCCTCGACCTGGTGGCCGTGACCCTCCTGACCTTCGGGGTCTTCTATCCACGGCATCGCAGAAGGGAGTTGGTCCCCGCTTACCTCGCCCTGAACGTCGCGCTCTTCGCGGTCGTCTCCGCCCTCGCGAGCGCCGGCGGCAACGGCGGGCTCGCGCTCGGCTTCGGGCTCTTCGGGGTGCTCTCGATCGTGCGGCTCCGCTCGGACGCGGTGCAGCACCAGGAGGTCGCGTACTACTTCATCACCCTGGTCCTCGGCCTCCTCTGCGGTCTTCCGGGCCTGGACCTGCCGGTCGCCGCCGGGCTCGCGGCCGTGCTGCTCCTGGTGATGTACGGCGCCGACCACCCCCGCCTCTTCGCCGGTGACCGGCGCGCGGTCGTCACCCTGGACGCCGTGTACCGCGAGGAGACCGCGCTCCGCGCCGAGCTGGCGCGGCGCCTGGGGGAGCCGCTCGGCTGGACCGTCCAGGAGGTCGACTACGTACGTGACCTGATGGTTCTGGAAGTCCGTTTCCGGCAGCCGGAACCTTCCGAGCGGGCCGGGGAGTTCATACGTACAGCACCACGACGCCGCACGACCCGGTCCCGCACGCCTGCCGTCCCCCACCAGAAGGAGACCGTGTGA
- a CDS encoding aspartate aminotransferase family protein: MTPQPNPNPQVGAAVKAADRAHVFHSWSAQELIDPLAVAGAEGSYFWDYDGNRYLDFTSGLVFTNIGYQHPKVVAAIQEQAATMTTFAPAFAVEARSEAARLIAERTPGDLDKIFFTNGGAEAVENATRMARLHTGRPKVLSAYRSYHGATSAAINLTGDPRRWPSDNGTAGVVHFWAPFLYRSPFYAENEQQECERALQHLEDTIAFEGPQTIAAIILESVPGTAGIMTPPPGYLSGVREICDRHGIVFILDEVMAGFGRTGKWFAADHFDGGIVPDLLTFAKGVNSGYVPLGGVAISSAIAETFARRPYPGGLTYSGHPLACAAAVATINVMEDEGIVENAARVGTEIIAPALAELAERHPSVGEVRGLGMFWALELVKDKETREPLVPYNATGEANAPMAAFGAAAKKQGLWPFINMNRTHVVPPCNITDTEAKEGLAALDAALSVADEHVS, encoded by the coding sequence ATGACCCCTCAGCCGAACCCGAACCCCCAGGTCGGCGCCGCCGTCAAGGCGGCGGACCGCGCGCACGTGTTCCACTCCTGGTCCGCACAGGAGCTGATCGACCCCCTCGCCGTAGCCGGCGCCGAGGGCTCGTACTTCTGGGACTACGACGGCAACCGCTACCTCGACTTCACCAGTGGCCTCGTCTTCACCAACATCGGATACCAGCACCCCAAGGTCGTCGCCGCGATTCAGGAGCAGGCGGCGACGATGACGACCTTCGCCCCCGCCTTCGCCGTGGAAGCCCGCTCGGAGGCCGCACGCCTCATCGCCGAGCGGACCCCCGGCGACCTCGACAAGATCTTCTTCACCAACGGCGGCGCGGAGGCCGTGGAGAACGCGACCCGCATGGCGCGTCTGCACACCGGCCGCCCGAAGGTGCTCTCCGCCTACCGCTCGTACCACGGCGCCACCTCCGCCGCGATCAACCTCACCGGCGACCCCCGCCGCTGGCCCTCCGACAACGGCACGGCGGGCGTCGTCCACTTCTGGGCGCCGTTCCTCTACCGCAGCCCCTTCTACGCCGAGAACGAGCAGCAGGAGTGCGAGCGCGCCCTCCAGCACCTCGAGGACACCATCGCCTTCGAGGGCCCGCAGACCATCGCGGCGATCATCCTGGAATCCGTCCCCGGCACGGCAGGCATCATGACCCCGCCGCCCGGCTACCTCTCCGGCGTACGCGAGATCTGCGACCGGCACGGCATCGTCTTCATCCTCGACGAGGTCATGGCGGGCTTCGGCCGCACCGGCAAGTGGTTCGCCGCCGATCACTTCGACGGCGGCATCGTGCCCGATCTGCTCACCTTCGCCAAGGGCGTGAACTCCGGTTACGTCCCGCTCGGCGGTGTCGCGATCTCCTCCGCCATCGCGGAGACGTTCGCCCGCAGGCCCTACCCGGGCGGTCTCACGTACTCCGGCCACCCCCTGGCCTGCGCCGCGGCCGTCGCGACGATCAACGTCATGGAGGACGAGGGCATCGTCGAGAACGCGGCCCGGGTCGGTACGGAGATCATCGCGCCGGCCCTCGCGGAGCTCGCCGAGCGGCACCCGAGCGTGGGCGAGGTCCGCGGCCTGGGCATGTTCTGGGCCCTGGAACTGGTCAAGGACAAGGAGACCCGCGAGCCCCTCGTCCCGTACAACGCCACGGGCGAGGCGAACGCCCCGATGGCCGCGTTCGGCGCCGCCGCGAAGAAGCAGGGCCTGTGGCCCTTCATCAACATGAACCGCACTCATGTGGTCCCCCCGTGCAACATCACGGACACGGAGGCGAAGGAGGGCCTGGCGGCGCTGGACGCGGCGCTGAGCGTGGCGGACGAGCACGTGTCCTGA
- a CDS encoding DUF5063 domain-containing protein, translated as MSKKQTENAAQPEATAAVEPTAAAADPIVVPEPIIAAESTVLLHASAQDPDSFAVQISDQIESFIVAVTEVAKGDEPDSAVPFLLLEVSQLLLAGGRLGAHEDIVPDERYEPDLGPERDVDDLRERLAAMLEPIDVYSEVFDPYEPRKAPVACRISDDLADVVADLSHGLAHYRAGRTTEALWWWQFSYFSNWGSTASGALRALQSLVAHVRLNQPLEDLNGLDTDEDLAEDALAEAAGKVMAEEIAGPLGLRSVQ; from the coding sequence ATGTCTAAGAAGCAGACAGAGAACGCAGCACAGCCGGAAGCGACAGCCGCCGTCGAGCCGACCGCCGCCGCCGCCGATCCGATCGTCGTCCCTGAGCCGATCATCGCCGCCGAGTCGACGGTCCTCCTGCACGCGTCCGCCCAGGACCCGGACTCCTTCGCCGTGCAGATCTCGGACCAGATCGAGAGCTTCATCGTCGCGGTGACAGAGGTGGCCAAGGGCGACGAGCCGGACTCGGCCGTCCCCTTCCTCCTCCTGGAGGTCTCCCAACTCCTCCTGGCCGGCGGCCGCCTGGGCGCGCACGAGGACATCGTCCCCGACGAGCGCTACGAGCCGGACCTCGGCCCGGAGCGCGACGTCGACGACCTGCGCGAACGCCTGGCCGCCATGCTGGAGCCGATCGACGTCTACTCCGAGGTCTTCGATCCGTACGAGCCCCGCAAGGCCCCGGTGGCCTGCCGCATCTCGGACGACCTGGCGGACGTGGTCGCCGATCTCTCCCACGGCCTTGCGCACTACCGCGCGGGCCGCACCACGGAGGCCCTGTGGTGGTGGCAGTTCTCGTACTTCTCGAACTGGGGCTCCACGGCATCCGGCGCCCTGCGCGCCCTCCAGTCCCTGGTGGCCCACGTCCGGCTGAACCAGCCCCTTGAGGACCTCAACGGCCTGGACACGGACGAGGACCTGGCCGAGGACGCCCTCGCGGAAGCGGCGGGCAAGGTCATGGCGGAGGAGATCGCCGGCCCCCTGGGCCTGCGCTCGGTGCAGTAG
- a CDS encoding GntR family transcriptional regulator, with the protein MPGTDGTAVIRSTLRQQIADALRDEILGGRLEPGQEFTVKEIAEQYGVSATPVREALVNLAAQGLLDADQHRGYRVHEHSLADYRSMLQARGLVADGIFRDLIKNGTPLGPRPQKEASDALISVRRRGEEAARAACAGDLNVLIGYDLRFWRELSALFGNPYLSDFLHRIRVQSWVCAVTYLRRAVEHGDGDLRGTLWARHTELVDALAHRDPKAAHAIVEEYNAHSLALIERLAAA; encoded by the coding sequence ATGCCCGGCACCGACGGCACCGCCGTCATCCGCAGCACTCTGCGCCAGCAGATCGCCGACGCGCTGCGCGACGAGATCCTCGGCGGCCGTCTGGAGCCCGGCCAGGAGTTCACGGTCAAGGAGATCGCCGAGCAGTACGGCGTCTCCGCGACCCCGGTCCGCGAGGCCCTGGTGAACCTCGCGGCGCAGGGCCTCCTCGACGCCGACCAGCACCGCGGCTACCGCGTCCACGAGCACTCCCTCGCCGACTACCGCAGCATGCTCCAGGCCCGCGGCCTCGTCGCCGACGGAATCTTCCGCGACCTCATCAAGAACGGCACCCCGCTGGGACCCAGGCCCCAGAAGGAAGCCTCCGACGCGCTCATCTCCGTACGCCGCCGTGGCGAGGAAGCCGCACGCGCCGCCTGCGCGGGCGACCTGAACGTCCTCATCGGCTACGACCTGCGCTTCTGGCGCGAGCTCAGCGCCCTCTTCGGCAACCCCTACCTCTCGGACTTCCTGCACCGCATCCGCGTCCAGTCCTGGGTCTGCGCCGTCACCTACCTCCGCCGCGCCGTCGAACACGGCGACGGCGACCTGCGCGGCACCCTCTGGGCCCGGCACACCGAGCTCGTCGACGCCCTCGCGCACCGCGACCCCAAGGCCGCGCACGCCATCGTCGAGGAGTACAACGCCCACTCCCTCGCCCTCATCGAGCGGCTGGCCGCTGCATGA
- a CDS encoding sensor histidine kinase — protein MRRSLLLLTAATTALVLTALLVPLTLLTRTHAADRTTAEATARAQWVAHAIGPALATPDERETAEQTVESVNTQNLPTTSLILADGTAIGPSPQNKQTPRITDAIRLARTGRAFTYEPSTGGRLVLVPVQGAADGTAVVQVTLTERQLYAGTMTSWLVLAGIGVGLVLIGLLLADRLGARLVGATRRLARTADRLAAGDLTARATPEGPPELRLVAGQLNHLATRIDELLTAERENAADLAHRLRTPVAALRLDAETLRDTEEANRIAADVAALERSVDDVIRKARRPLRDAPYADLAGVARERAEFWLPLAEDQGRTTETSAQDEPSPVPVPEDDLTAAIDALIGNVLDHTPQGTPFRITVRTTPEGNAELTVADEGPGLPPTYAAERGTSGGGSTGLGLDIARRTAEDAGGTFAIASDATRGTRVTLTFPKAPPRPAETRPAPPEPTG, from the coding sequence ATGCGACGCAGCCTCCTCCTCCTCACCGCCGCCACCACCGCCCTCGTACTGACCGCCCTCCTCGTCCCCCTCACCCTCCTCACCCGCACCCACGCCGCCGACCGCACCACCGCCGAGGCCACCGCCCGAGCCCAGTGGGTGGCGCACGCCATCGGCCCCGCCCTCGCCACCCCGGACGAGCGCGAGACCGCCGAACAGACCGTCGAGAGCGTCAACACCCAGAATCTGCCGACCACTTCACTCATCCTCGCCGACGGCACCGCCATCGGACCGAGCCCTCAAAACAAACAGACCCCCCGCATCACGGACGCCATCCGTCTCGCCCGCACCGGCCGCGCCTTCACCTACGAGCCCTCCACCGGCGGCCGCCTGGTCCTCGTCCCCGTCCAGGGCGCCGCCGACGGCACGGCAGTCGTCCAAGTCACGCTCACCGAGCGTCAGTTGTACGCGGGCACCATGACGTCCTGGCTCGTGCTCGCCGGGATCGGGGTCGGCCTCGTACTCATCGGGCTGCTCCTCGCCGACCGCCTGGGGGCGCGCCTCGTCGGCGCCACCCGCCGCCTCGCCCGCACCGCGGACCGCCTGGCCGCAGGCGACCTCACCGCACGCGCCACCCCCGAGGGCCCGCCCGAACTACGCCTGGTCGCGGGCCAGCTGAACCACCTCGCCACCCGCATCGACGAACTCCTCACCGCCGAACGCGAGAACGCCGCCGACCTCGCCCACCGCCTCCGCACCCCCGTCGCCGCCCTCCGCCTGGACGCCGAGACCCTCCGCGACACGGAGGAGGCGAACCGCATCGCCGCGGACGTCGCCGCCCTCGAACGCAGCGTCGACGACGTGATCCGCAAGGCCCGCCGCCCACTGCGCGACGCCCCGTACGCGGACCTGGCGGGCGTGGCACGCGAACGCGCCGAGTTCTGGCTGCCGTTGGCGGAGGATCAGGGTCGTACGACGGAGACATCGGCCCAAGACGAACCGAGTCCCGTCCCCGTCCCCGAGGACGACCTCACCGCGGCCATCGACGCCCTCATCGGCAACGTCCTCGACCACACCCCCCAGGGCACCCCGTTCCGCATCACCGTCCGCACCACCCCGGAGGGGAACGCCGAGCTCACCGTCGCCGACGAAGGCCCCGGCCTCCCCCCGACCTACGCCGCGGAACGCGGCACCAGCGGCGGCGGCTCCACGGGCCTCGGCCTGGACATCGCCCGCCGGACCGCCGAGGACGCGGGCGGCACCTTCGCCATCGCCTCCGACGCCACCCGCGGCACGCGAGTCACCCTCACCTTCCCGAAGGCACCCCCGCGGCCCGCGGAAACGCGACCCGCACCGCCCGAGCCCACCGGTTGA
- a CDS encoding DJ-1/PfpI family protein — protein sequence MTRKPKPVHLAVYDTLADWEPGYATAYLARAGYEIRTVAAGSLDPVTTSGGVRIQPDLTLADLRPEDSALLILPGADLWDTGDDLAPFGRAARTFLDADVPVAAICGATAGLAREGLLDERDHTSAVSFYLAATGYKGGERYVDVDAVTDGGLTTAGPTEPVAFAREILGRLGAFEGEKLDAWYRLFHDSDASAYEVLES from the coding sequence ATGACCCGCAAGCCGAAGCCCGTGCACCTCGCCGTTTACGACACGCTCGCCGACTGGGAGCCCGGATACGCCACCGCGTACCTCGCCCGCGCCGGGTACGAGATCCGCACCGTCGCCGCGGGGTCCCTCGACCCGGTCACGACCTCGGGCGGCGTCCGCATCCAGCCCGACCTGACCCTCGCCGACCTGCGGCCCGAGGACAGCGCGCTGCTGATCCTGCCCGGCGCCGACCTGTGGGACACGGGCGACGACCTCGCCCCCTTCGGCCGCGCGGCCCGCACCTTCCTCGACGCGGACGTGCCGGTCGCCGCGATCTGCGGGGCCACCGCCGGGCTCGCCCGCGAGGGCCTGCTCGACGAGCGCGACCACACCAGCGCGGTGTCGTTCTACCTCGCGGCCACCGGATACAAGGGCGGCGAGCGGTACGTGGACGTCGACGCCGTCACGGACGGCGGGCTGACCACGGCGGGGCCGACCGAGCCCGTGGCCTTCGCCCGGGAGATCCTCGGGCGGCTCGGCGCCTTCGAGGGCGAAAAGCTGGACGCCTGGTACCGGCTGTTCCACGACTCGGACGCGTCCGCGTACGAGGTGCTGGAATCGTGA
- a CDS encoding dolichyl-phosphate beta-glucosyltransferase, translating into MSVDLTVVVPAYNEERRLAPTLAAIRAYLEDGPEGGDRGTRWELIVVDDGSTDGTLDIAADAEAADGRVQLIHSDRNLGKGHALRLGVLASRGDRVLITDADLATPIEELECLDKALADGHAAAIGSRARPGATIESRQHRLRELLGRTGNFLIRTVAVPGVRDTQCGFKLFDGDRVREAFAASRLRGWGIDVEILQYFRRAGWPVAEVPVRWAHQEGSKVRPVDYALVLAELTSLKVRTIRPKDVLVAALFLAMAVTLYSGRWIAPGDRYLPDSLQDQNQWEWFFAVTADNVRHLQNPLFTTLQNQPDGVNLMANTVMLGLSVPFAPVTWLFGPAVALNAAMTLGLAATGVAWYWLILRRLVRHRGAAAVGAALAAFAPPMISHAHAHPNFMVLFMIPLIIDRALRLCETRGRGQGRGRGEGTSVVRDGVVLGLFTTYQIFLGEEPLLLAALGMLLFAAAYGLVRRDVAREVFRPLARGLGVAVAVTVPLVAFPLYWQFFGPQSYTSVLHGDNAGNSPLALLSFAERSLAGNAETASALSANPTEQNAFYGWPLAALAFAIVVRLWERAVVKALAFTVLAAAFLSLGPKFRIPLTDIVLPGPWAALAHAPLFESVIESRVAMVCAPALGMLLALALARLLASARRMTAARYAGVAAVALALLPIVPAPLRAVERAQVPAFIADGAWRKYVGEGESLVPVPLPDPSGAEALHWQTTADLGFSLPGGYFNGPWGPDRVGIYGASPRNTSNLLRDVRASGRAPQITDAWRRAAREDLAYWNAGVLVLVPQEHDAELRVTVEELLDRPGKWVDGVWIWDLHKGS; encoded by the coding sequence ATGAGTGTGGATCTGACCGTCGTCGTCCCCGCCTACAACGAGGAGCGGCGCCTGGCTCCCACGCTGGCCGCGATCCGGGCGTACCTGGAGGACGGGCCCGAAGGAGGCGACCGCGGCACCCGGTGGGAGCTGATCGTCGTGGACGACGGCTCGACCGACGGCACCCTCGACATCGCGGCCGACGCCGAGGCCGCCGACGGCCGCGTCCAGCTCATCCACTCCGACCGCAACCTCGGCAAGGGCCACGCCCTGCGCCTCGGCGTCCTCGCCTCGCGCGGCGACCGCGTCCTGATCACCGACGCCGATCTGGCCACCCCCATCGAGGAACTGGAGTGCCTCGACAAGGCGCTCGCCGACGGCCACGCGGCGGCGATCGGCTCCCGCGCCCGCCCCGGCGCGACGATCGAGAGCCGCCAGCACCGCCTGCGCGAACTCCTGGGGCGTACCGGCAACTTCCTGATACGAACGGTCGCCGTCCCCGGAGTCCGCGACACCCAGTGCGGCTTCAAGCTCTTCGACGGCGACCGTGTCCGTGAGGCCTTCGCCGCGTCCCGCCTGCGCGGCTGGGGGATCGACGTCGAGATACTGCAGTACTTCCGCCGCGCCGGCTGGCCGGTCGCCGAGGTGCCGGTGCGCTGGGCGCACCAGGAGGGCTCGAAGGTCCGCCCGGTCGACTACGCGCTGGTCCTGGCCGAACTGACCTCGCTCAAGGTCCGCACCATCCGCCCGAAGGACGTGCTCGTCGCGGCGCTCTTCCTGGCCATGGCCGTCACCCTCTACTCGGGCCGCTGGATCGCACCGGGCGACCGCTATCTCCCCGACTCCCTCCAGGACCAGAATCAATGGGAGTGGTTCTTCGCGGTGACGGCGGACAACGTCCGCCACCTCCAGAACCCCCTGTTCACGACCCTCCAGAACCAACCCGACGGCGTGAACCTCATGGCCAACACGGTCATGCTCGGCCTCTCCGTCCCCTTCGCCCCCGTGACCTGGCTCTTCGGCCCGGCGGTCGCCCTGAACGCGGCGATGACGCTGGGCCTCGCCGCGACCGGGGTCGCCTGGTACTGGCTGATCCTCAGGCGTCTCGTACGGCACCGGGGCGCGGCGGCCGTCGGCGCGGCACTCGCCGCCTTCGCGCCACCGATGATCAGCCACGCCCACGCGCACCCGAACTTCATGGTCCTGTTCATGATCCCGCTGATCATCGACAGGGCGCTGCGGCTCTGCGAGACGCGGGGCCGGGGCCAGGGCCGGGGCCGGGGCGAAGGCACGAGTGTCGTACGCGACGGGGTCGTCCTCGGGCTCTTCACGACGTACCAGATCTTCCTCGGCGAGGAACCGCTGCTGCTCGCGGCGCTCGGCATGCTGCTGTTCGCGGCGGCGTACGGCCTGGTGCGCAGGGATGTCGCGAGGGAGGTGTTCCGGCCCCTGGCGCGCGGCCTCGGGGTGGCGGTGGCCGTCACCGTCCCGCTGGTCGCCTTCCCGCTCTACTGGCAGTTCTTCGGGCCGCAGAGCTACACGAGCGTGCTGCACGGCGACAACGCGGGCAACAGCCCGCTCGCGCTCCTCTCCTTCGCCGAACGCTCGCTCGCGGGCAATGCGGAGACGGCATCCGCCCTCTCCGCGAACCCCACCGAGCAGAACGCCTTCTACGGCTGGCCCCTGGCCGCGCTCGCCTTCGCGATCGTCGTACGGCTCTGGGAGCGGGCGGTGGTGAAGGCGCTGGCCTTCACGGTCCTCGCGGCGGCGTTCCTCTCGCTGGGCCCGAAGTTCCGCATCCCGCTGACGGACATCGTGCTGCCGGGCCCGTGGGCGGCCCTGGCGCACGCGCCGCTCTTCGAGTCGGTGATCGAGTCGCGGGTGGCGATGGTGTGCGCCCCGGCGCTCGGGATGCTCCTCGCCCTCGCGCTGGCCCGCCTCCTGGCTTCTGCGCGCCGGATGACGGCCGCGCGGTACGCGGGTGTGGCCGCGGTCGCCCTCGCGCTCCTGCCGATCGTGCCGGCGCCGCTGCGGGCGGTGGAGCGGGCACAGGTACCGGCGTTCATCGCCGACGGGGCCTGGCGGAAGTACGTGGGGGAGGGCGAGTCCCTCGTACCGGTACCGCTCCCGGATCCGTCCGGCGCGGAGGCGCTGCACTGGCAGACCACGGCCGACCTGGGCTTCAGCCTCCCCGGCGGCTACTTCAACGGCCCCTGGGGCCCGGACCGGGTCGGCATCTACGGAGCCTCGCCCCGCAACACGTCGAACCTCCTGCGCGACGTCCGCGCGTCGGGCCGCGCACCGCAGATCACGGACGCGTGGCGCAGGGCGGCCCGCGAGGACCTGGCGTACTGGAACGCGGGCGTCCTGGTCCTCGTGCCGCAGGAGCACGACGCCGAACTTCGGGTGACGGTGGAGGAACTCCTTGACCGGCCCGGAAAGTGGGTAGACGGGGTGTGGATCTGGGATCTGCACAAGGGGAGCTAG
- a CDS encoding VTC domain-containing protein has protein sequence MNPAVRAIGRAALAAHPISLDEVNARAELLARYDNSYLVPVEIFDDLAALLTDPRRASGPFRALSIGGKRWFSYHSTYYDTPELLTYHHHRQGRRLRYRIRERVYQDSGERQFEIKLKSGRGETVKHRQRLEGDDCVLDAARQGFLAGVLRGSYGIEAPGGLTTALVTEYQRATFVADGQRITCDAGLVVRDVATGRSVAADSGLVLVETKTQGHLTEADRVLHRYGVRAAEFTKYCGGFAALRPELGVNRWARAVRVAFPRAAGVPSGR, from the coding sequence GTGAACCCCGCCGTACGCGCCATCGGACGGGCCGCGCTCGCCGCGCACCCCATCTCGCTCGACGAGGTCAACGCGCGGGCGGAGCTGCTCGCCCGCTACGACAACAGCTATCTCGTGCCGGTCGAGATCTTCGACGACCTGGCGGCGCTGCTCACGGATCCGCGCCGCGCGTCGGGCCCCTTCCGGGCCCTGAGCATCGGCGGAAAGCGCTGGTTCAGCTACCACTCGACGTACTACGACACCCCTGAACTCCTCACCTACCACCACCACCGGCAGGGCAGGCGGCTGCGCTACCGCATCCGGGAGCGGGTCTACCAGGACAGCGGCGAGCGGCAGTTCGAGATCAAGCTGAAGAGCGGCCGGGGCGAGACGGTCAAGCACCGGCAGCGCCTGGAGGGCGACGACTGTGTGCTCGATGCCGCGCGGCAGGGATTCCTCGCGGGTGTGCTGAGGGGGTCGTACGGCATCGAGGCGCCCGGCGGGCTGACCACGGCGCTCGTCACGGAGTACCAGCGGGCGACCTTCGTGGCCGACGGGCAGCGGATCACGTGTGATGCCGGGCTCGTGGTGCGGGACGTGGCCACGGGGCGGTCGGTAGCGGCGGATTCCGGGCTCGTCCTGGTGGAGACCAAGACGCAGGGTCATCTGACGGAGGCGGACCGGGTCCTTCACCGGTACGGGGTGCGGGCCGCCGAGTTCACGAAGTACTGCGGTGGGTTCGCCGCGCTGCGGCCGGAGTTGGGGGTCAACCGGTGGGCTCGGGCGGTGCGGGTCGCGTTTCCGCGGGCCGCGGGGGTGCCTTCGGGAAGGTGA
- a CDS encoding YbaB/EbfC family nucleoid-associated protein has product MIPGGGQPNMQQLLQQAQKMQQDLATAQEELARTEVEGQAGGGLVKATVTGSGELRGLVIDPKAVDPEDTETLADLVVAAVQAANENAQALQQQKLGPLAQGLGGGGIPGLPF; this is encoded by the coding sequence GTGATCCCCGGTGGTGGCCAGCCCAACATGCAGCAGCTGCTCCAGCAGGCCCAGAAGATGCAGCAGGACCTCGCGACCGCGCAGGAGGAGCTCGCGCGCACCGAGGTCGAAGGTCAGGCGGGCGGCGGCCTCGTCAAGGCGACGGTCACCGGCTCCGGCGAGCTGCGCGGCCTCGTGATCGACCCCAAGGCGGTCGACCCGGAGGACACCGAGACTCTCGCCGACCTGGTCGTCGCGGCGGTCCAGGCGGCGAACGAGAACGCGCAGGCGCTCCAGCAGCAGAAGCTGGGCCCGCTCGCGCAGGGCCTGGGCGGCGGAGGCATCCCGGGCCTTCCCTTCTAA